The DNA segment GCAAGGTCAGCACTTGTGCATTCGCCGCGCCGGCTGTGCAAGACAGAGCCGTGCCCGATAGAAGGAGAGCGAGTGCGAACGCGATGTGTTTCATGTCCGTTCTCCCGTCATGATCGTCATGCGAGGCTGGTGGCCTTTGCTTCCGATTCCATTTCCAGCATCAGCAGCATGTTCTCGATCGGCATCGGCCGGCTGAAGAGATAGCCTTGGCCATAGTCGAGGCCGAGCTTGCGCAGCAGTTCCCACTGCTCCTTGGTCTCGATGCCTTCGGCCACCACGGTGCAGCCCATCTGGTGGGAAATCGTCCGGATGCCCTTGATCAGCATGCGGCTCTTGCGGCGCACATCGGCCGTCCCGGTCGTCAGGGAGCGGGTGAAGGACTGATCGACCTTGACGATATCGACCGGGAACCGGTTGAGATAGCTCAGCGACGAATAGCCGGTGCCGAAATCGTCGAGCGCGATACGGCAGCCGAATTCGCTGAGCTGCTTCAGCACGGCATGCACATCGGGATTGTCGAGCATCAAGACTGCTTCGGTGATTTCGATGACGATGCGGGCGGGCGAGATATGATGCTTGAGCAGCAGCGCCGCCAGCTTGTGCGGCAAGGTCTCTTCGAACTGCAGCGGCGAGAAGTTGACGGCGAGATAGGTTGTCTCCGTTCCCTCCAGCTTCGTCAGGCGGGCGAGGTGGCTGATCGCCTTTTCCAGCACGCGCTCGCCGATGCGGGCGATCGAACCGGTTTCCTCGGCAATGCCGATAATCTTGGCAGGCGGCAATATGCCCTTTTCCGGGTGGTTCAAGCGCATCAGCGCCTCAAAGCCTGCAATGCGGCCATCGCTGAGGCTGACGATCGGCTGCAGATAGGCTTCGAACCAGTCTTCCTTGAGGCCGGCCTCGATATTCTGTTCCATTTCATGACGTTCGCGGGCGGTGTCGAGCATGCTGGTATCAAAGAGCAGCATGCCGTTCTTGCCGTCGCGCTTGCGCGCATACATGGCCATGTCGGATTTCAACAGCAGTTCCGCCGCGTTTGCGGCGTGATCCGGATAGAGCGCGATGCCGACGCTGGCGCTGACCGAAAGCTCGGCACCCTCGACCAGGATCGGCTGGCGCAGGCTGGCGCAGATGCGGTCGCCGATTTCGCTTGCCAGCGCCCCGACATCCTCGGCGCTGACCAGGATGGCAAATTCGTCGCCGCCGAGCCTCGACATCGTATCGCCGGGGCGCAGCGTGGTGCGGATACGGGCAACCACCTGGCGCAGCACTTCATCGCCGGCAGCATGGCCGAAATTGTCGTTGATCCATTTGAAACGGTCGAGATCGATGAACAGGCAGGCGAGCTGCACCATGGTCTCGTCGGCCTGATGGATGCCCTCGTCGAGGGCGGCTTCAAAACCCTGGCGGTTGAGAAGGCCGGTCAGGTGATCGGTGATCGCCTGCGCGTGGTTGCGGCTTTCGGCCTGCTTCAGTTCGGTCACGTCGGTCATGACGGAGAGGGACAGGCCGCCGCGCTCGCCGCTCGCCGCACTTTTCATCTCAAGGATAAGAACGGTCATGGTTTCGCCGTCCGCCCTGATGAACGGAACGGTGACTTCGCAGATATTGGCATGGTGGGTGTTGCCGTTGCGGCGGCGTGCCCGGTAGGTTTCGTGCCAATGCTCGTCGACAAAATCGGTAAAGACGCGGCCGATGACGTCGGCGCGGGCATAGCCGGTGGCGGTCAGCCAGTAGTCGCTGACGGCAGTCAGGCAATTGGCCGGATCCAGCGAAAACAGCATGGAAGGGGTGAGATTGTAGATGTCGGTGGCGCGGCTATGGGCAAGCTTCAGCTCGGTTTCCTCGCGCTCGAGCTTGCTCTGCATCTCGTTGAAATTATGGGCGAGCGTGCCCATCTCGTCGTCCGAGGTCCAATCGACATGATGGCGCGAGCCGAGCCGGCGCGTGGCCTCGATGGCTGCCGTCAGCCGCATCAGCGGCCGGATGACGGTCAGCCGGTTGCCGAGGATGGCCGCCGCAAAGACGATGGCGACGGCGACGATCAGTATGAAGAAGATGCTCAGCTCATCCTTGCTGAAACGCGACAAAAGGCCCGGCGTGGCGACCCAGAGTTCCAGAGTGCCGACGGATTTTTGGCCGTCCTGCGAATTATAGAGAATGTCCCTGGTCAGAACCGTGTGCGGCAGGCTGGCATCCACGGGACCTTTCGGCAGCGTGACGGAAATCGAGTGGGAACTGTCTTTGACCTTGACGGACATGATGGCGGCATCGCCGATCAGCGATTTTACAATCTGCTCGACACCATCCGTATCGAAATCCCACAGCGGCTTGGCAAGCGCCTGCGCACCGGCCTCCATGAGAACCTGCGTGTTCTGCAGGCTTTCACGCGCCACACGTTCCGACGACAGGGTCAAAAACAGCACGATCAAGGGCGCGATGAAGACAAGCATCGCACCGCAGACGATCGCAATAAAACGATTTTCAACAGAGTGCATCACGCGATGCCCCCGGTTGTGTCACCACTTTCAAGTCTCATTAGGATTCTCGTACACTGAAGCCGGGCAATCCCCCAGCGGACAACACATCACGAAAATCTTAAATGTTGTTGAAACCTTGAGACGAAAATAAGCGAGCGGAAGGACGCCCTTGGGCGGCCGCTAGTGCCTTTGGCAGCAAAAAGCCCGCTTCACCGGGTGAAGCGGGCTTGAAATCCAGGCCGTCAGGCCGGAATCCTTATTCGGAAGCGGGTGCTTCTTCTTCTTCTTCCGACGTCCCGCCAGCCGGCTGCGCGATCGTCGCAATCGTGAAGTCGCGGTCGGCGATAACCGGTGTCGCGTTTTCAGGCAGCGTGATGTTCGAGATGTGGATGCCGTCGCCGATCTTCAGGCCCGACAGGTCTGCCGTCAGGAACTCCGGAATGTCGTCGGCCGGAACAACCAGTTCGACTTCGTGACGAACGATGTTCAGAACGCCGCCGATCTTGATGCCCGGGGACTTTTCTTCGTTGACGAAGTGAACCGGAACTTCAACGGTAACGACGCTGCCCTTCGAAACGCGAAGGAAGTCGACATGCATGGTGAAGTCACGGACCGGATCCAGCTGGTAGTCCTTCGGCAGGACGCGGATCTTCTCGCCGCCAACGTCGATCGTGGCGATGGTGGTCATGAAACCACCGGCGTGAATCTTCTTGGTGACTTCCTTCGTGGAGAGGGCGATGGAAATCGGAGCCTGCTTGTCACCATAGATGACTGCAGGAATAAGACCGTTGCGGCGAAGTTCACGGGAGGACCCCTTACCAACCCGTTCGCGCGTTTCGGCCTTGAGCTCATAGGATGCGTGGCTCATGGTCTTAACCTTTCTGGTGTTTTTGGAGAGCTCATCCGGCAATTTACAAAGACAGGATGAACCGAGACGTTTGACCGTCTCATCCGCGTTTGCCTCCAAGGGTGTCTGCGCGGACGCGCGTCCATAACCGAGAACGCCCGCAATTGCAAGTAAAGCCGGGTTTTGCGGCACAAACGGAGAATTCGTTTGAAAACCCGCCCAAAGGTAGCATTGCAACTCGACCTGCACGCGGAGCGTGATACCCTACAGAACTTGATAACCGTCGAATCAATGAAAACACGCGATGTTAATCTCTTTTTATTCTTGCATGGCAGATTGCGCCCACGTTTAAATCAGGTGTTCCATGATCAAGGTCCTCTCCTGCATCGCCATTGACCATCATTACGGTCTGCTGGCGCTTGCAACTCTCGTCTGCATTCTCGGCTCTGTCTTGACCATGCGGCTGTTTGCCCGTGTCCGGCGCACGGTCGGCGTGCAGAAGCTGAACTGGCTGTTTCTGGGCGGAACCATTGGCGGCTCGACGATCTGGACGACACATTTCATCGCCATGCTGAGCTTCAGGCCCTCGCTGCCGCATGCTTACGAGCCGATCTTGACCCTGGTATCGCTGGGTGCTGCGATCGTCATCACGACATTGGGCTTTTCGGTCACGGCCATGCGCAAGACGGGTCCGGCCATCGAGCTGGGCGGCGCAATCGTCGGTGCCGGCATCGCCATCATGCATTACATGGGCATGATGGCCTATCAGATCGGCGGGCGGGTGGAATGGGATTTCACCTATTATGCCGCGTCCATTCTGCTGGGCGTCGGTTTCGGTGCCCTGGCCACCAGCCGGGTTGCGCGCCCGGTCACGCGGTTTTGCAAATATGGCGGCGCCATTGCGCTTATTCTTGCGATCGTCAGCATGCATTTCACCGGCATGGCGGCCATCACCATCATTCCCGATCCGATGATCCAGCCCTCGGCGGCTCTCATCCCCGACAATCTGCTGATCATCATGGTCATGGCGATGATGTGCCTGATGCTTGGCCTTGGCGCCTCGACCTATATTATCGACCTGCATTCCAGCCATCTGGCTGCCGAACGTTTCCGCCACCTGTCGCTGCACGATCCGCTGACGGCCCTGCCGAACCGGGTTGCCTTCGGCGAACATCTGGACGACATCATCCGGCGGCAGAAGGACGATACGGCCCGCGTTGCGGTGCTGTCCTTCGATCTGGACCGGTTCAAGGATGTCAACGACGTCCACGGGCATGCGGCCGGCGATGCGGTTTTGCGGACGATTTCCGGACGGATGGCCAAGGTTCTGGGGGACGGCGAATATGTCGCCCGCATCGGCGGCGACGAGTTCGTGGCGCTGACGTCCAATTTCTTCATGAAAAGCGATGCCAAGGCATTTGCCGCGCGGTTGGTTGCCGAGATCGGCAAGCCCGTCGAATGGCAAGGCACGACGCTTCTGGTCGGGACCAGCGTCGGCATCTCGCTGTTTCCCGTCAATGCCCGCACGCCGGAAGAGCTTTTGGCGCAGGCGGATCTTGCCATGTACCGCGCCAAGGCGGCCGGCTCGAACTCGATCCGGTTCTACGAGCCTTCGATGGACGATGCGGCCCGCAGCCGCAGCGTGCTGGCCATGGATATGCGCCAGGGGATCGAACGCAACGAATTCGAACTCTATTATCAATATCAGAATAACTCGCTGACGCGCGACGTCATCGGGTTCGAAGTGCTGTTGCGCTGGAAACATCCGGTGCGCGGCATGGTGCCGCCGATGGAGTTCATCCCAATCGCCGAGAAGAACGGCTTCATCCACGAACTCGGTGACTGGGTGATTTTGAATGCCTGCCGTCAGGCGGCGTCCTGGGATAATCCGATCAAGATCGCCGTTAATGTCGCACCCGCGCAGCTGGCCGATACGAATTTCCCCACCCGTGTCAGCGAAATCCTGAAGGAAACCGGGCTCGATGCTGGCCGTCTCGAACTGGAAATCACCGAATCCGGCATCATCGCCGACCAGCAGCATGCGCTTCACATCATCCGTCAGCTGAAGCTGCTCGGCGTCAAGATCGCCATGGACGACTATGGAACCGGCTATTCGTCGCTCTCGACCCTGCAGAACTTCCCGTTCGACAAGATCAAGATCGACCGCGCCTTCATCGATGGCGTCACCAGCAACCGGCAATCGGCTGCGATCGTCCGCTCGACCATCATTCTCGCTCAGAGCCTGGACATCCCGGTGCTGGCGGAAGGGGTGGAGAACGAGGAACATATGGATTTCCTGCGCAGCGAAGGCTGCCTGCAGGTGCAGGGATATCTGTTTGGAAAGCCGATGCCGCTGAGCGCCATCGATCATGTCGTCAACAATACGCCGCCGGTGCTTGCAGCCCCGGTGGCAGCGGATGATGACGCAGTGCGCGGCGGGCAGTCCGAAGCGGCCTGAGGCCTGTCAGCGTCTGCGTGATTTGGTGAAGCGGGCGAGAGCCAGCATCAGTCCCCCCGCCAGCAAACCCCAGAATGCGCCGGAGACGCCTGCGAAACTGACCCCGGATGCGGTGACCAGAAATGTCACGGCGGCGGCCTCGCGGCCGTCTGCCTCCTTGAAGGCGGCCATGGCCGATCCGGCAAAGGCGCTGATCAGGGCAAGGCCTGCGACGGCCTGGATCAGGACCGGCGGCGCAAGGCTGACAAAGGCCGTCACCGTCGCCGCCAGAAGTCCGAAGACGATATAACCGGCACCGGCAACGATTGCCGACCAGTAACGCCGGGCCGGATCGCGATGTGCGTCTTCGCCCGCGCACATGGCAGCGGTGATTGCTGCCAGATTGACGGCATGGCCGCCGAACGGCGCGCTCAGAACCGAAAAGAGGCCGGTCGCGGCAAAGAGCGGCCCCGGCTGCGGCTCGTAGCCGTTGACCTTCAACACGGCAATGCCCGGAATATTCTGGGAGGCCATGGTGACGATGAACAGCGGCAGGCCGATGCTGACGAGGCCCGCGACCGTAAACGCCGGCGTGACCCATTCGATATGCGGCACGAGCGTTGCCGAAAGCCGCGTCATCGCATCGGCCGGCATCTCGACCCCGAAGGCCAGAACCAGAATGAAAGCGAGAAGGGCGGCGGGCACGGCAAAGAGCCGGTTGATGCTGCCGACGACGGCCCAGGCGAGCACGATCGGCAGGCCGAACAGCGGATTGAACGCGATGGCCTTGACCGGCGCAAAGCACAGCCCGATCAGCACCCCCGCCAGCATCGCATTGGCGAGAGCCGCGGGGATTGCGGCAACGGCCCGGCCCAGCGGTTTCCACAGGCCGGCAACGACGATCAGTGCGCCGCAGATCAGGAAGCCGCCGACTGCCGTGTTGAAGCCGCCGGCAACAGTGCCGGAACTTGCGAGCAATGCACCGCCCGGCGTCGACCAGGCAATGGAGACCGGCATGCGCGTGGCAAGGCTGAGCACGATCGCGCACACGCCCATCGCCACCGACAGCGCCATCAGGCCAGATGCCGCCTGCGCCTCGCTTGCGCCAACGCCGGTCAGTCCGTGCAGCACGACGGCAAAGGAACTGGCAAAGCCGACAAACGCGGTAAGCAGGCCCATGAACAGGCTCTGAAGGGAGAAGTCACGTAACATTGCGCGGGGACCATGCTGGATGCGGGAATTTCGATCAGACGATTTGCCTATCATATCGTCATATTCGTGCAATAGCATGGACCTTGCACCGCCGGTCATCGGGTCCTGACGCGTCTTTGACCTTTGTTCAACTGGACGCCTGTCATCGAACCTTGATATTGCTGCCTTTGCATCTATGATGAGGTTTGCGTCTGCCCTCAGGGAGGAGAGCCGATGAAACATTCAGACCATGTTCAAGCCGTTGCGCATCACGTATCGGCAGCCGCCAGTTCGCCGGTTGCCGCGTCCTGGCGCCGTTGCCTGACCGTGCACGGGCTTTCGCCCGAGGATGCCCGCTCGCCGCTCAGACTATCGGAACAGGAGTTCCGGGCTGCGCGCGAAAAATCAGGGCATCTGATCGAGGAAGCGCAGGGCGAGCTGGACCGGCTGTTTTCGACTGTGGGCAAGGCTGGATGCTGCCTGCTCCTGACCGACGAAAACGGCATTGCACTGGAGCGCCGCGGCGCACCGGGAGACGACCACGATTTTCGCGGGCTTGGCCTCTGGTCGGGCACCGTGTGGAGCGAGGCCAGCGTCGGCACCAACGGCATCGGCACGGCGATCGCCGACGAGCGCGCCGTCGTGATCCAGCGCGACCAGCATTTTCTCAGCTGCAATACCGGGCTTTCCTGTGTGACCGCGCCGATCCGCGATCATCTCGGACGCGTCGCCGCCGCCATCGATATTTCCACCTGCCGCGACGATGCCGGGGAAATGGCGATGCTGCTGTTGTCGCAGGCCGTGCGCGATGCCGCAGCCCGCATCGAGGCCAACCTGTTCCACCGCGCCTTCAACGGCGCACGCATCCTTCTGGTACCGGCCGACGGCAAAAGCACGCCGGCGATGATCGCTGTCGACCGCGACGATCTTGTGCTGGGTGCGACCCGCGCAGCCCGGTTGAAGCTCAACCTCGACGACCGGCGCATTGCCAACGGCGTCCCGGCCGCCGATCTCCTCAACGAGACGGCGGTGGGGCAGGGCGAGGACCTTCTCGACGCCGAACGCGCCGCCCTTCGCCGCGTTCTGTCGCGGGCGCAGGGAAATGTGTCTCTGGCTGCCGATACGCTGGGGATCAGCCGGGCGACGCTATACCGGAAAATGAAGAAGCTCTCCGTCAATTGACGAGGATGTGTGCGGCGTGGCGCTGTTTGCCGCGCTGCAGCATGTTTGCTGCCATTCACCTGTCGCACATCTGAAACACTTGGCAGCCTGCGCGGGCAGGGTGGCTCTACGCGTTCCAGGCATTCTGGCGCACCTTCCTTGCCAGCAGATGTTGGAGTCTGTTCAGGAGGAGAAATCACATGTTGCATCAAAAGATTGTCGAGAACCCGTTCAAGCAGAAATATGGCAACTATATCGGTGGTGATTGGCGCGAACCCGTCAGCGGCCGCTATTTCGACAACACCACCCCGGTCACCGGCGGCGTGTTGTGCCAGATCGCCCGATCTGAGGCTGCCGATATCGAGCTGGCGCTGGATGCCGCCCATGCCGCCAAGGAAAAATGGGGCCGCACGTCCTCGACAGAGCGCGCCAATATCCTGATGAAGATCGCCCAGCGGATGGAAGACAATATCGAGCTTCTGGCCAAGGCCGAGACCTGGGACAACGGCAAGCCGCTGCGCGAAACCATGGCCGCCGACATGCCGCTCGCCATCGACCATTTCCGCTATTTCGCCTCCTGTGTCCGCGCCCAGGAAGGCACGATCGGCGAGATCGACCACGACACGGTCGCCTATCATTTCCATGAGCCGCTCGGCGTCGTCGGCCAGATCATTCCCTGGAATTTCCCGATCCTGATGGCCGCATGGAAGCTGGCTCCGGCACTGGCGGCTGGCAATTGCGTCATCCTGAAGCCCGCGGAACAGACGCCGGCATCGATCCTCGTGTGGATCGAACTGGTGGGCGACCTGTTGCCGCCTGGCGTGCTCAACATCGTCAACGGGTTTGGTCTCGAAGCCGGCAAACCGCTTGCCACCAACCCGCGCATCAACAAGGTGGCCTTCACCGGTGAAACCTCCACCGGCCGGCTGATCATGCAATATGCCAGCCAGAACCTCATCCCGGTCACGCTGGAACTCGGCGGCAAGTCGCCGAACATCTTCTTTGAAGACGTCATGCGCGAGGATGACGATTATCTCGACAAAGCGCTTGAAGGCTTTGCGATGTTCGCGCTGAACCAGGGCGAAGTCTGCACATGCCCCAGCCGCGCGCTGGTCCATGAGAAGATCTACGACCGCTTCATGGAAAAGGCGATCAAGCGCGTCGCCGCCATCAAGCAGGGCAATCCGCTGGATATGTCGACGATGATCGGCGCCCAGGCCTCCAGCGAACAGCTGGAAAAGATCATGTCCTATATGGATATCGGCCGTCAGGAAGGTGCCGAAGTTCTGATCGGCGGCGAGCGCAACACGCTGGACGGCGAGCTTTCCGGCGGCTTCTATGTCAAGCCGACGGTGTTCAAGGGCCATAACAAGATGCGGGTGTTCCAGGAAGAAATCTTCGGGCCGGTCGTGTCGGTGACGACCTTCAAGACCGACGAGGAAGCTTTGGAAATCGCCAACGACACGCTCTATGGCCTGGGGTCCGGCGTGTGGAGCCGCGATGCCAACCGCTGCTACAATTTCGGCCGCAACATCCAGGCCGGCCGCGTCTGGACCAATTGCTACCACGCCTATCCGGCCGGCGCTGCCTTCGGCGGCTACAAGCAATCCGGCATCGGCCGCGAAACCCACAAGATGATGCTCGACCACTACCAGCAGACCAAGAACATGCTGGTGAGCTACAGCCCGAAAGCGCTGGGCTTCTTTTGATGCCGCTTGACCTCCCCCTTGAGGGGGGAGGTCGCAGCGAAGCTGCGGGTGGGGGTGATCAATCGGCTCGCGCCGAACATTGCCCCCACGCATTATTTCTCCAAGGAAAGGAGATGGCTGCCGATGAAAGCGCCGCTCTGGATGACCGTATGCGCGGCCGGGTCACCCCACCCCGCCGCTTCGCGCCGACCCTCCCCCTCAAGGGGAGGGTAAGCGCATGACCGACACGATCAACGGCGAACCGCGGGTGCTGGCCACCGATGCAGCGCTCGCCTTCATCAAGGAAATCCAGCAGGATCATCCCGACGTGCTGTTTCATCAGTCCGGTGGCTGTTGCGACGGGTCGTCGCCGATGTGTTATCCGGCCGATGATTACATCGTCGGCGATAACGACATCAAGCTGGGGGAGATTGGCGGCGTGCCCGTCTATATCAGCGCCAGCCAGTTCGAGGTCTGGAAACATACCCAGCTGATCATCGACGTCGTGCCGGGAAGGGGCGGGATGTTCTCGCTCGATAATGGCCGCGAACGGCGGTTTCTCACCCGCTCAAAGCTGTTTGCCGGCGGTGAGGCCTGCGCCATTCCGATCGTCAAACGGGCATAGGGCGGTCCAAGCGTCTGGTCTGGCCGCCCATCAAGTTGATCAGCGGATCAATCGAACAGGCTGGAAACCGATTCTTCTTGGCTGGTGCGGTTGATCGCTTCGCCGATCAGGCTGGCGGTCGAGATGACGCGGATATTGTGGGCCGACTGAACCGCCGTGGTCGGCTGGATCGAGTCGGTGATCACCAGTTCCTTCAGCTTCGACGAGGTCACGCGGGCCACGGCACCGCCGGACAGGACGCCGTGGGTGATATAGGCCGTGACGCTGGTCGCGCCGTTCTTCAACAGGGCCTCGGCGGCATTGCAGAGCGTTCCGCCGGAATCGACGATATCGTCGATCAGCAGACAGTCCTTGCCGGTGACATCACCAATCACGTTCATGACTTCGGATTCACCGGCGCGCTCGCGGCGCTTGTCAACGATGGCGAGCTGGCAGTCGAGACGCTTGGCCAGCGCCCTTGCGCGGACCACGCCGCCGACGTCGGGCGAAACGACCATGACGTTTTCAAGATTGTAGTTTTCCTTGACGTCGCGCGACAGGATCGGCACGGCGTAGAGGTTGTCGGTCGGGATATCGAAGAAGCCCTGGATCTGACCGGCATGCAGGTCGAGCGTCAGGACGCGGTCGGCACCGGCCTCGGTGATCAGGTTGGCCACCAGCTTGGCCGAGATCGGCGTGCGCGGACCGGGTTTGCGGTCCTGGCGGGCATAGCCGAAATAGGGAATGACGGCCGTGATGCGGCGGGCTGAGGACCGGCGCATGGCGTCGATCATGATCAGCAGTTCCATCAGGTGGTCATTGGTCGGAAACGAGGTCGACTGGACGAGGAAGACATCCTCGCCGCGCACGTTTTCCTGTATTTCCACGAAAATTTCCTGGTCGGCAAACCGTCTGACGGTTGCTTTGCCCAGGGGCAGGTTGAGATAATTGCAGATCGCTTCGGCCAGGAGCCGGTTCGAGTTGCCTGCGAAAACCTTCATCGATGGTCCGCCTGTGCTGGCGCGGGTTTTTCGTCCGCGCAATTCCGTAAGCCAGCCGGGGTCTCGATCGTCCCAAGCTTATGCGCGCTTCATAACGTCCTTGACTTTGAATGCAAGAGCATTGCCGCGTTGCAGCGTAGTTTATCCTAAAAAGATTTGCCCAAACGTGTCGAACTGGGAACATTTCGCCTCGAAGCGCGGATTCTCCCACAGGCTGCAAGCCCAACCGGCGTCGCCAGCGCGCCGTTCCGGCGTCGCCAGCGCGCCGTTCCGGCGTCGCCAGCGCGCCGTTCCGGCGTCGCCAGCGCGCCTACCCGGCGTTGGCGTCGCGCCAGCTCATATATTCGTTGATAGTCTTTGTGGCGATCGACTGCATCGTCTGCGCTGGCACGACCGACCAGAGATTGGGGGCGGTCGCGTTCACCGTGTCCTGGCCCTGGATACGGTGCAGCCGGTTGCCGGAGCCGTCGAGCACATCCCAGACATAGACGACTGTTGTCTTGCCGCCATCGTTCAGCGCAGAGAAGTAACCTTTCAGGATATGCTGGCTGCTGGTGTCGGATGCGGCCTTGATCGTCAGGCCGTGCGAGCGCGCCTCGGCGCCCAGCTGTTTGGAGAGCGGGGTCACGACCTCGACCGGAGCGCCGATGATCGGCAGGAAGCGGATGGTGCCGGCGGTTGCCGCAGGGGCGATGGCCGCAGACTTCTGCGGCGGCTGTTCCTGCGGTTCCTGCTCCGTCGCCTGCTGTTCGCTTGGCTGTTCGCGGACGGCGGTATCCTGGTCATCGGTGTCTGCGGGCTCAATGGCCTGGCGGCGCGAGACCTGCCGTTCCTGGACCGGGATCTGGCCTTGCTGCAGGCGGTTGGCCTGCGCCTCCAGCGAACCCGCCGGGTCGGTATAATCGGTATCGCCCTGCGCCATCACCGTGCCGCTCGGGCCTTCCGAAAAGCTTTCCTGTTCAGGTGCACCGCGTTCTGGGGCTGCGAGCTGCGTGCTCTGGACGGGTGTCGAGGCCTGCGGCGCGACATCGACCGTCTGCATGGAATCGAGATCGGCCTGGTTGACCGGCGGCGATGTGAACGTGCCGGCGCCGACATCGAC comes from the Pararhizobium qamdonense genome and includes:
- a CDS encoding putative bifunctional diguanylate cyclase/phosphodiesterase; translated protein: MIKVLSCIAIDHHYGLLALATLVCILGSVLTMRLFARVRRTVGVQKLNWLFLGGTIGGSTIWTTHFIAMLSFRPSLPHAYEPILTLVSLGAAIVITTLGFSVTAMRKTGPAIELGGAIVGAGIAIMHYMGMMAYQIGGRVEWDFTYYAASILLGVGFGALATSRVARPVTRFCKYGGAIALILAIVSMHFTGMAAITIIPDPMIQPSAALIPDNLLIIMVMAMMCLMLGLGASTYIIDLHSSHLAAERFRHLSLHDPLTALPNRVAFGEHLDDIIRRQKDDTARVAVLSFDLDRFKDVNDVHGHAAGDAVLRTISGRMAKVLGDGEYVARIGGDEFVALTSNFFMKSDAKAFAARLVAEIGKPVEWQGTTLLVGTSVGISLFPVNARTPEELLAQADLAMYRAKAAGSNSIRFYEPSMDDAARSRSVLAMDMRQGIERNEFELYYQYQNNSLTRDVIGFEVLLRWKHPVRGMVPPMEFIPIAEKNGFIHELGDWVILNACRQAASWDNPIKIAVNVAPAQLADTNFPTRVSEILKETGLDAGRLELEITESGIIADQQHALHIIRQLKLLGVKIAMDDYGTGYSSLSTLQNFPFDKIKIDRAFIDGVTSNRQSAAIVRSTIILAQSLDIPVLAEGVENEEHMDFLRSEGCLQVQGYLFGKPMPLSAIDHVVNNTPPVLAAPVAADDDAVRGGQSEAA
- the adh gene encoding aldehyde dehydrogenase; its protein translation is MLHQKIVENPFKQKYGNYIGGDWREPVSGRYFDNTTPVTGGVLCQIARSEAADIELALDAAHAAKEKWGRTSSTERANILMKIAQRMEDNIELLAKAETWDNGKPLRETMAADMPLAIDHFRYFASCVRAQEGTIGEIDHDTVAYHFHEPLGVVGQIIPWNFPILMAAWKLAPALAAGNCVILKPAEQTPASILVWIELVGDLLPPGVLNIVNGFGLEAGKPLATNPRINKVAFTGETSTGRLIMQYASQNLIPVTLELGGKSPNIFFEDVMREDDDYLDKALEGFAMFALNQGEVCTCPSRALVHEKIYDRFMEKAIKRVAAIKQGNPLDMSTMIGAQASSEQLEKIMSYMDIGRQEGAEVLIGGERNTLDGELSGGFYVKPTVFKGHNKMRVFQEEIFGPVVSVTTFKTDEEALEIANDTLYGLGSGVWSRDANRCYNFGRNIQAGRVWTNCYHAYPAGAAFGGYKQSGIGRETHKMMLDHYQQTKNMLVSYSPKALGFF
- a CDS encoding helix-turn-helix domain-containing protein, giving the protein MKHSDHVQAVAHHVSAAASSPVAASWRRCLTVHGLSPEDARSPLRLSEQEFRAAREKSGHLIEEAQGELDRLFSTVGKAGCCLLLTDENGIALERRGAPGDDHDFRGLGLWSGTVWSEASVGTNGIGTAIADERAVVIQRDQHFLSCNTGLSCVTAPIRDHLGRVAAAIDISTCRDDAGEMAMLLLSQAVRDAAARIEANLFHRAFNGARILLVPADGKSTPAMIAVDRDDLVLGATRAARLKLNLDDRRIANGVPAADLLNETAVGQGEDLLDAERAALRRVLSRAQGNVSLAADTLGISRATLYRKMKKLSVN
- a CDS encoding 50S ribosomal protein L25/general stress protein Ctc; translated protein: MSHASYELKAETRERVGKGSSRELRRNGLIPAVIYGDKQAPISIALSTKEVTKKIHAGGFMTTIATIDVGGEKIRVLPKDYQLDPVRDFTMHVDFLRVSKGSVVTVEVPVHFVNEEKSPGIKIGGVLNIVRHEVELVVPADDIPEFLTADLSGLKIGDGIHISNITLPENATPVIADRDFTIATIAQPAGGTSEEEEEAPASE
- a CDS encoding benzoate/H(+) symporter BenE family transporter — protein: MLRDFSLQSLFMGLLTAFVGFASSFAVVLHGLTGVGASEAQAASGLMALSVAMGVCAIVLSLATRMPVSIAWSTPGGALLASSGTVAGGFNTAVGGFLICGALIVVAGLWKPLGRAVAAIPAALANAMLAGVLIGLCFAPVKAIAFNPLFGLPIVLAWAVVGSINRLFAVPAALLAFILVLAFGVEMPADAMTRLSATLVPHIEWVTPAFTVAGLVSIGLPLFIVTMASQNIPGIAVLKVNGYEPQPGPLFAATGLFSVLSAPFGGHAVNLAAITAAMCAGEDAHRDPARRYWSAIVAGAGYIVFGLLAATVTAFVSLAPPVLIQAVAGLALISAFAGSAMAAFKEADGREAAAVTFLVTASGVSFAGVSGAFWGLLAGGLMLALARFTKSRRR
- a CDS encoding putative bifunctional diguanylate cyclase/phosphodiesterase, with the protein product MMHSVENRFIAIVCGAMLVFIAPLIVLFLTLSSERVARESLQNTQVLMEAGAQALAKPLWDFDTDGVEQIVKSLIGDAAIMSVKVKDSSHSISVTLPKGPVDASLPHTVLTRDILYNSQDGQKSVGTLELWVATPGLLSRFSKDELSIFFILIVAVAIVFAAAILGNRLTVIRPLMRLTAAIEATRRLGSRHHVDWTSDDEMGTLAHNFNEMQSKLEREETELKLAHSRATDIYNLTPSMLFSLDPANCLTAVSDYWLTATGYARADVIGRVFTDFVDEHWHETYRARRRNGNTHHANICEVTVPFIRADGETMTVLILEMKSAASGERGGLSLSVMTDVTELKQAESRNHAQAITDHLTGLLNRQGFEAALDEGIHQADETMVQLACLFIDLDRFKWINDNFGHAAGDEVLRQVVARIRTTLRPGDTMSRLGGDEFAILVSAEDVGALASEIGDRICASLRQPILVEGAELSVSASVGIALYPDHAANAAELLLKSDMAMYARKRDGKNGMLLFDTSMLDTARERHEMEQNIEAGLKEDWFEAYLQPIVSLSDGRIAGFEALMRLNHPEKGILPPAKIIGIAEETGSIARIGERVLEKAISHLARLTKLEGTETTYLAVNFSPLQFEETLPHKLAALLLKHHISPARIVIEITEAVLMLDNPDVHAVLKQLSEFGCRIALDDFGTGYSSLSYLNRFPVDIVKVDQSFTRSLTTGTADVRRKSRMLIKGIRTISHQMGCTVVAEGIETKEQWELLRKLGLDYGQGYLFSRPMPIENMLLMLEMESEAKATSLA
- a CDS encoding DUF779 domain-containing protein, with the translated sequence MTDTINGEPRVLATDAALAFIKEIQQDHPDVLFHQSGGCCDGSSPMCYPADDYIVGDNDIKLGEIGGVPVYISASQFEVWKHTQLIIDVVPGRGGMFSLDNGRERRFLTRSKLFAGGEACAIPIVKRA